A single window of Stigmatopora nigra isolate UIUO_SnigA chromosome 22, RoL_Snig_1.1, whole genome shotgun sequence DNA harbors:
- the LOC144215918 gene encoding atrial natriuretic peptide receptor 3-like has product MSLVSSLRAVLLFLISYKRVATQNTGDEIRVMAFLPQNDSYLFSYARVAPAIRYAQLKMLSSGAPHSDLRFNVHFEKSDCVNEAVFSLVDKSCEKKPDLILGPVCEYEAAPVVRLASHWNIPVISAGALAAGFSDKKSEYSHLTRIAPSYGKMAETFSAIFGHFTWKTAVLIYEDDKEEQNCYFTVEGIYHLMTDLTIKAYALSLQEPLDTDDIIQSMYDTQVVILCMDANKIREIMLAAHRRRLTSGTHMFFNIELFNASSYGNGSWWRGDKFDDEARQAYVYLNTVTLLRTVKPEFENFSMEIKAARESMGLHNCKDCESVNMFVEGFHDALLLYAIALKEAMKSGYNKKNGLEITSRMWNRTFEGIAGQVSIDGNGDRNGDFSLMAMTDVNAGTYEVVANYFGLNRSFELMPALNYHHFTLQGIQITQAENSDSSCGLGMSALTGVIVGSLLGIAMLTAFYFFRKNYRITIERRADSEACASRKHRHLREDSIRSNLSAA; this is encoded by the exons ATGTCACTCGTGAGTTCGCTCCGTGCTGTGTTGCTCTTTTTAATCTCGTATAAACGAGTGGCGACACAAAACACGGGCGATGAGATACGAGTGATGGcatttttgccccaaaatgACAGCTACCTTTTTTCCTACGCGAGGGTCGCTCCGGCGATCCGTTACGCGCAGCTCAAGATGCTGTCAAGCGGAGCCCCTCACTCCGACCTTCGCTTCAACGTCCACTTCGAGAAGTCCGATTGCGTCAACGAGGCCGTCTTCAGTTTGGTGGACAAGTCGTGCGAGAAGAAGCCCGATCTGATTCTGGGTCCGGTGTGCGAGTACGAGGCGGCGCCTGTGGTGAGGCTGGCTTCCCACTGGAATATTCCGGTCATCTCGGCAGGTGCCCTGGCCGCCGGCTTTAGCGACAAGAAGAGCGAATACTCCCACCTCACCCGCATCGCGCCGTCCTACGGGAAAATGGCCGAGACTTTCAGTGCGATCTTCGGCCACTTCACCTGGAAGACAGCGGTGCTCATCTACGAGGACGACAAAGAGGAGCAGAACTGTTACTTCACGGTGGAGGGGATTTACCATCTCATGACGGACCTGACAATTAAAGCCTATGCTTTATCCCTCCAAGAGCCGCTGGACACTGACGACATCATCCAAAGCATGTATGACACTCAAG TGGTGATCTTGTGCATGGACGCCAACAAAATTCGAGAAATTATGCTGGCCGCACACCGACGCCGATTGACCAGTGGAACGCACATGTTCTTTAATATTGAACTCTTCAACGCTTCCTCTTACG GCAACGGTTCGTGGTGGAGAGGAGACAAGTTTGATGATGAAGCGAGGCAAGCCTACGTGTATCTGAACACCGTCACCCTGCTCCGCACGGTCAAACCAGAGTTTGAGAACTTCTCGATGGAAATTAAAGCAGCCAGGGAAAGCATGGGACTGCACAACTGCAAAGACTGCGAAAGT GTCAACATGTTTGTAGAGGGATTCCATGACGCGCTGCTGCTTTATGCCATTGCTTTAAAGGAGGCCATGAAAAGTGGATACAATaagaaaaatggattggaaatcaCGTCACGCATGTGGAACAGAACCTTTGAAG GAATCGCCGGCCAGGTTTCCATCGACGGCAACGGTGACAGAAACGGAGATTTCTCTTTGATGGCAATGACCGACGTTAACGCGGGAACGTATGAG GTTGTGGCCAACTATTTTGGTTTGAACCGGAGCTTTGAGCTGATGCCAGCCTTGAACTATCACCATTTCACTCTGCAAGGAATACAAATAACGCAGGCTGAGAATTCAGATTCATCAT GTGGTCTTGGAATGTCGGCTTTGACTGGAGTCATAGTGGGATCCCTACTGGGAATTGCAATGCTTACAGCATTCTATTTTTTCAG GAAAAATTACCGTATTACCATTGAACGTCGAGCCGACAGCGAGGCGTGTGCCAGCAGGAAGCACCGCCACCTGCGAGAAGACTCCATCAGATCCAATTTATCGGCTGCTTAG